A part of Nesterenkonia lutea genomic DNA contains:
- a CDS encoding LacI family DNA-binding transcriptional regulator, with translation MAIDVGGTSRAPTIHEVARRAGVSHQTVSRYLRDMGPFKPATTERVEKAIRELNYRPNMIARSMRTRRTGVLAVILPSQLDAMPTPTLAGAAKAAHAAGCFMEISVVDGTAQDRAARAIELLESGRVEGVLSLSALPGLTDRPKGPGTAALTVLDQYDDDLRGIGPLADASVMADIVRSLAELGHRKFLHIAGPQDWASARARRRVFEETVAELGLVCGGVVGGGWGPEVGYAAVSDLDAASGVTAVVAANDYVAMGAMRAAHERGWRVPQDLSVTGWDDLGTGRYATPSLSTVSVDRQGQGRQAMSRLIALVRDEAPPVVSPEANQLILRESSGPVPPSGSAWRGDT, from the coding sequence GTGGCAATTGATGTGGGAGGGACCTCACGGGCGCCCACCATCCATGAGGTGGCACGGCGGGCCGGGGTATCGCACCAGACCGTCTCTCGTTATCTGCGCGACATGGGTCCCTTCAAGCCGGCCACCACGGAGCGGGTGGAGAAGGCGATCCGGGAGTTGAACTATCGGCCGAACATGATTGCCCGGTCCATGCGCACCCGGCGAACCGGGGTGCTCGCAGTGATCCTCCCCTCCCAGCTCGACGCCATGCCCACTCCCACGCTCGCAGGAGCCGCGAAGGCCGCCCATGCCGCTGGCTGTTTCATGGAGATTTCGGTAGTTGATGGCACGGCGCAGGACCGCGCGGCACGGGCGATCGAGCTTCTGGAATCAGGACGAGTGGAGGGTGTACTCTCACTGAGCGCTCTTCCGGGTTTGACGGACCGCCCCAAGGGCCCGGGCACGGCCGCCCTTACGGTCCTGGACCAGTACGATGATGACCTGCGGGGCATCGGCCCCCTGGCCGACGCGTCCGTTATGGCCGATATCGTGCGCAGCCTTGCCGAGTTGGGGCACAGGAAGTTCCTCCACATCGCGGGGCCCCAGGACTGGGCTTCAGCACGGGCGCGGCGTCGGGTCTTCGAGGAGACGGTCGCTGAGCTTGGGCTCGTCTGTGGTGGCGTTGTCGGCGGCGGGTGGGGTCCTGAGGTCGGTTACGCGGCCGTCAGCGACTTGGATGCGGCAAGTGGAGTAACGGCTGTTGTTGCTGCTAATGACTATGTGGCTATGGGTGCCATGCGCGCGGCGCACGAGCGTGGCTGGCGCGTGCCCCAGGACCTGAGCGTGACCGGCTGGGACGACCTGGGCACCGGACGGTACGCCACGCCCTCGCTGTCCACCGTCTCGGTGGACCGGCAGGGCCAAGGCAGGCAGGCGATGAGCCGACTGATCGCACTGGTGCGGGATGAGGCACCTCCCGTGGTGAGTCCGGAGGCGAACCAGCTGATCCTGCGCGAATCCTCCGGACCCGTTCCACCATCGGGCTCAGCGTGGCGCGGCGATACCTAG
- a CDS encoding Gfo/Idh/MocA family protein yields MATETVPSPPGRVRVGLVGAGGIATVAHLPTLRSLESRVEVVGITDLDADRVTQVADEWGIAGRYDSVDDLLSSEEPDLLIVCTPPSAHRDAVIKGLRSGAWVWCEKPPVLSLAEYDEIQAEESNGGPYASFVVQHRFGSGAAALKQQVQDGDLGRPLVALCNTLWFRPHSYYEVPWRGRWDTEGGGPAMGHGIHQMDLLFEILGDWSEVTARAEALDRDVETEDVSFAIVRFENGALASVVNSVLSPRETSYLRFDFQDATVELEHLYGYDNSSWTWTPAPHLAQDDGERERVTESWRPKEDVPSSHKQQLSELLDAMAARVRPRASGHDGRRTLEFISALYQSAETDRTIRRDELVSEGVYYTGMHDSNFIYGSARLAEASPSSTKTTR; encoded by the coding sequence ATGGCCACTGAAACAGTCCCCAGCCCCCCTGGACGTGTCCGCGTTGGACTCGTCGGAGCCGGCGGCATCGCCACTGTCGCCCACTTGCCGACATTGAGATCTTTGGAGAGTCGCGTCGAGGTGGTGGGCATCACCGATCTGGATGCCGACCGAGTCACCCAGGTCGCCGATGAATGGGGTATCGCGGGGCGCTACGACTCAGTCGACGACCTGCTCTCTTCCGAAGAACCGGACCTGCTGATCGTGTGCACCCCCCCTTCGGCCCACCGCGATGCCGTGATCAAAGGTCTACGCTCAGGGGCCTGGGTGTGGTGTGAAAAGCCCCCGGTGCTCTCACTCGCCGAGTATGACGAAATCCAGGCAGAGGAATCCAACGGCGGGCCCTACGCCTCCTTCGTAGTCCAACATCGCTTCGGCTCCGGCGCTGCCGCATTGAAACAGCAGGTGCAAGACGGGGACTTGGGGCGGCCCCTGGTGGCGCTGTGCAACACGCTCTGGTTCCGGCCCCACTCCTACTACGAGGTGCCCTGGCGCGGACGGTGGGACACCGAAGGGGGCGGGCCAGCCATGGGGCACGGCATCCACCAGATGGACCTACTCTTTGAGATCCTTGGCGACTGGTCAGAGGTCACAGCAAGAGCTGAGGCTCTGGACCGGGACGTGGAGACTGAGGATGTCTCCTTCGCGATTGTGCGATTCGAGAACGGAGCCCTCGCCTCGGTAGTCAACAGCGTCCTGTCCCCGCGGGAAACAAGCTACCTGCGCTTCGACTTCCAAGACGCCACGGTCGAGTTGGAGCACCTTTATGGCTATGACAACTCCTCATGGACCTGGACCCCCGCGCCGCACCTCGCTCAAGACGATGGCGAGCGAGAGCGTGTCACCGAGTCCTGGCGGCCAAAGGAGGACGTGCCGTCCTCCCACAAGCAACAACTCAGCGAACTCCTGGACGCCATGGCCGCCAGAGTCCGTCCCCGCGCCTCCGGCCATGACGGCCGGCGAACCCTGGAATTCATTTCCGCGCTGTACCAGTCCGCGGAGACCGACCGGACCATCCGCCGGGACGAGCTAGTCAGCGAGGGGGTCTATTACACCGGGATGCACGACTCCAATTTCATCTACGGCAGCGCCCGCTTAGCCGAAGCTTCGCCCAGCAGCACCAAGACCACCCGCTGA
- a CDS encoding DUF6807 domain-containing protein: protein MNQFDVETSRDAIAVTVGDTEILRYVIHPDSPKDEAPKPYLYPLRFLDGGDAAVRRPWDHRWHTGLQFTWSHVADQNFWGGPTFAVEDGYQMRGNLGSMKHTGFATEPVGGDDVVFDETLEWMTSRDEHWVDEHRVQRVHSLDAARGIWTIDLTTELTNVSDQTLPLGSPTTAGRPNAGYTGWFWRGPRAWTGCTVVNSNGDEGEDNTMGKVADWVAFSSEHDDIDGGGTVLVFAGTSTSDDAEVPPIKWFTRTGIFAVASQSPAFDQEIHLPAQGKLTLNHRFVFIAKVCDPQELNALGEEFAL from the coding sequence GTGAACCAATTCGATGTCGAAACCTCCCGGGACGCGATCGCCGTCACTGTCGGAGACACCGAGATCCTTCGGTACGTCATCCACCCTGACTCTCCGAAGGACGAGGCTCCCAAGCCCTACCTCTACCCGTTGCGCTTCCTCGACGGCGGAGACGCCGCAGTCCGCCGCCCCTGGGACCACCGCTGGCACACCGGCCTGCAGTTCACCTGGTCCCACGTGGCAGACCAGAACTTCTGGGGTGGTCCCACCTTCGCCGTGGAGGACGGCTATCAGATGCGCGGAAATCTAGGAAGCATGAAGCACACCGGTTTCGCCACTGAGCCCGTCGGCGGAGATGACGTCGTCTTCGACGAAACCTTGGAATGGATGACCTCCCGGGACGAGCACTGGGTTGACGAGCACCGTGTGCAACGCGTCCATTCCTTGGACGCAGCGCGCGGAATCTGGACCATCGACCTGACCACGGAGCTCACGAACGTCTCCGACCAGACTCTCCCACTCGGTAGCCCGACGACGGCAGGACGCCCCAATGCCGGCTACACCGGATGGTTCTGGCGCGGACCACGGGCGTGGACTGGCTGCACAGTGGTCAATTCCAACGGCGATGAAGGTGAAGACAACACGATGGGCAAGGTCGCCGACTGGGTTGCCTTCTCATCCGAGCACGATGACATCGACGGTGGAGGCACCGTATTGGTGTTCGCCGGGACCTCCACCTCTGATGACGCCGAGGTTCCGCCCATCAAGTGGTTCACTCGCACCGGCATCTTCGCAGTGGCCAGCCAGTCTCCCGCCTTCGACCAGGAAATCCATCTTCCCGCCCAAGGCAAACTCACGCTGAACCATCGCTTCGTCTTCATTGCCAAGGTATGTGATCCTCAGGAACTCAACGCCCTCGGAGAGGAGTTTGCGCTCTGA
- a CDS encoding ABC transporter substrate-binding protein, with protein sequence MNKTARGAKTVAIASLAALTISACGGGSGDDDENVNLRFTWWGGDTRHAYTQEIIDAFEEEHPDITISPEFDSWEGYWDSLATQSAARDTPDIMQMDLSYIREYIENGLLHELDQVETAAFTDQLLDTGSYEGSLYGMPVGSTSLTMMANEAVFEDAGVEMPDDDTWTWDEVAQTAAEISENSEAYGQARPFNDAGLGVWLRQHNGTNMVTEDGEVAWDPEDVVPYFEMLGESLDSGAIPSGSQVNEDRAAALEQTMIATGDAAMDVWWDTQVIVLSSNEGVQLTPLKLPSESGDAQNAQLYYKPSMFYSVYEGTEHPEEAQLFIDYLVNSEEAGQLQQLERGIPGNADVREAIRDDLDEAETTLLEYNEGLEEVVADAPPLPPEGFGAVQEIIWRYEEEFLFGRVSAEEAAQRMHDEIEGALG encoded by the coding sequence ATGAACAAGACAGCACGCGGTGCCAAGACCGTCGCCATCGCTTCCCTCGCTGCGCTGACGATATCTGCCTGCGGCGGAGGCAGTGGGGACGATGACGAGAACGTCAACCTCCGCTTCACCTGGTGGGGCGGAGATACCCGTCACGCCTATACCCAAGAGATCATCGATGCCTTCGAAGAGGAGCACCCGGACATCACGATCAGCCCGGAGTTCGACTCCTGGGAGGGTTACTGGGACTCTCTCGCTACACAGTCCGCAGCGCGGGACACCCCGGACATCATGCAAATGGACTTGTCGTACATCCGTGAATACATCGAGAACGGACTGTTGCACGAGCTGGATCAGGTGGAGACGGCCGCATTCACCGACCAGCTCTTGGATACCGGCAGCTACGAGGGTTCACTCTACGGGATGCCTGTCGGAAGCACATCTCTCACCATGATGGCGAACGAAGCGGTCTTCGAGGACGCCGGTGTGGAGATGCCCGACGACGATACGTGGACATGGGACGAGGTGGCACAGACAGCCGCAGAGATCTCTGAGAACTCGGAGGCCTACGGCCAGGCAAGGCCTTTCAACGATGCTGGTCTGGGGGTCTGGCTGCGCCAACACAACGGGACAAACATGGTCACCGAAGACGGGGAAGTGGCCTGGGACCCAGAAGACGTCGTCCCCTACTTCGAGATGCTGGGCGAATCCCTGGATTCGGGAGCGATCCCCTCGGGATCGCAGGTCAACGAGGACCGCGCCGCTGCACTGGAACAGACCATGATCGCGACTGGCGACGCGGCGATGGACGTCTGGTGGGACACTCAAGTCATCGTTCTCTCCAGCAACGAAGGCGTCCAGCTCACGCCGTTGAAGCTTCCCAGCGAATCAGGAGACGCTCAGAACGCGCAACTGTACTACAAGCCCTCGATGTTCTACTCGGTGTACGAAGGTACTGAGCATCCAGAGGAGGCTCAACTCTTCATCGACTACCTGGTCAATAGCGAAGAGGCCGGCCAGCTCCAGCAGCTCGAGCGCGGCATCCCCGGCAATGCGGACGTCCGCGAAGCAATCCGGGATGACCTGGACGAGGCGGAGACCACTCTCTTGGAATACAACGAAGGTCTCGAAGAAGTCGTCGCTGATGCTCCGCCTCTCCCACCCGAGGGCTTTGGCGCTGTCCAGGAGATCATCTGGCGGTACGAGGAGGAGTTCCTCTTCGGCCGGGTCAGCGCCG
- the istB gene encoding IS21-like element helper ATPase IstB yields MKTPTIGRVWEDLAEIAREQGWSHEEYLAAVLERQVADREANGTALRIQTAKFPAIKTLEDFNTDYQPGLRRDVLAHLQNTSFVPKAENVILLGPPGVGKTHLGIGLGIKACQAGYPALFDTAAGWVNRLSDAHQRHGGLDQELKRLRRYRLLIIDELGYLPFDADAANLFFQLVAARYEQESLLITSNLSFGRWGEIFSDDTVAAAMIDRLVHHAEVLTLDGESYRTRSRRELIETTTSRTP; encoded by the coding sequence ATGAAGACTCCCACGATCGGCAGGGTCTGGGAAGACCTCGCCGAGATTGCCCGGGAGCAGGGCTGGTCCCACGAGGAATACCTCGCTGCTGTCTTGGAGCGCCAAGTCGCTGATCGAGAGGCCAACGGCACCGCTCTGCGGATCCAGACCGCGAAGTTCCCCGCGATCAAGACCCTCGAGGACTTCAACACCGACTATCAGCCCGGCCTGCGCCGTGACGTGCTGGCTCATCTGCAGAACACGAGCTTCGTGCCCAAGGCAGAGAACGTCATCCTGCTGGGACCCCCAGGGGTGGGTAAGACTCATCTGGGCATCGGGCTAGGAATCAAGGCCTGCCAGGCCGGGTACCCGGCGCTCTTCGACACTGCTGCGGGGTGGGTCAACCGGCTCAGCGACGCGCATCAGCGCCACGGTGGTCTGGATCAGGAGCTCAAAAGGCTTCGCAGGTACCGGCTGTTGATCATTGATGAGCTCGGCTATCTGCCCTTCGATGCTGATGCGGCGAATCTGTTCTTCCAACTGGTCGCTGCCCGCTATGAACAGGAGTCTTTGCTGATCACGAGCAACCTCTCCTTCGGCAGGTGGGGTGAGATCTTCAGCGATGACACCGTCGCGGCGGCGATGATCGATCGGCTGGTCCATCACGCGGAGGTCCTCACCCTCGATGGAGAGTCCTACCGCACACGGAGCCGCCGCGAGCTCATCGAGACCACTACCTCTAGAACCCCGTAA
- the istA gene encoding IS21 family transposase — protein sequence MITVEDWAEIRRLHFAESMPKKQIAEKLGVSRTTVYKALESSGPPKYQREPKGSIADEYVPEIHKLLKDTPRMPATVIAERIGWEHSMTVLKDKVRELRPLYTGVDPADRLVHRPGEAAQFDLWFPEPQIPVGFGQTRTLPVLVMTLTFSRFLTATMLPSRQSGDLLAGMWQLISGVGAVSKSLIWDREAAIAPKGRPLPPLQAFAGTTATKMVIAPPRDPEFKGMTERNNGYFETSFLPGRSFASPQDFNTQISTWITGRANQRMIRSLGDRPVNVLGRDLAAMTALPPSPPSTGFSHQVRLARDYYLRIDANDYSVDPRFIGRLVQVTATLDRVVAVCDGEIAADHRRCWARAQVITDPAHVGTAKAMRAHYNDTVRHQVRGTKDTEVAYRPLSVYDELFGLTHTTVPADDHRSAA from the coding sequence ATGATCACTGTGGAAGATTGGGCTGAAATCCGTCGGCTACATTTTGCCGAGTCCATGCCGAAGAAGCAGATCGCTGAGAAGCTCGGGGTCTCCCGAACCACTGTCTATAAGGCCTTGGAATCCAGTGGACCTCCGAAGTACCAGCGCGAACCTAAGGGCTCGATCGCCGACGAGTACGTCCCAGAGATCCACAAGCTGCTCAAAGACACTCCCCGGATGCCAGCGACGGTGATCGCTGAACGGATCGGGTGGGAACACTCGATGACGGTGCTCAAAGACAAGGTCCGGGAACTGCGCCCCCTCTACACCGGGGTCGATCCGGCTGACCGATTGGTCCACCGCCCTGGGGAAGCCGCTCAGTTTGATCTATGGTTCCCCGAACCTCAGATCCCGGTCGGTTTCGGACAGACCCGCACCTTGCCGGTGCTGGTGATGACCCTGACGTTCTCGAGATTCCTGACCGCCACGATGCTGCCCTCGCGGCAGTCCGGCGACCTGCTGGCCGGGATGTGGCAGCTGATCAGCGGAGTCGGAGCGGTCTCGAAGTCCTTGATCTGGGACCGTGAAGCTGCGATCGCCCCCAAGGGCAGACCGCTGCCGCCGTTGCAGGCCTTCGCGGGGACCACCGCGACGAAGATGGTGATCGCTCCACCCAGGGACCCGGAGTTCAAGGGCATGACCGAGCGCAACAACGGGTACTTCGAGACCAGCTTCCTGCCCGGCCGATCCTTCGCTTCACCGCAAGATTTCAACACCCAGATCAGCACGTGGATCACTGGCCGGGCCAATCAGCGCATGATCCGCAGCCTCGGGGACAGACCGGTCAACGTCCTGGGCCGAGATCTGGCGGCGATGACCGCGCTACCGCCCTCCCCACCTTCGACAGGTTTCTCGCACCAGGTGCGTCTGGCCCGGGACTACTATCTGCGGATCGATGCGAATGACTACTCGGTGGATCCGCGGTTCATCGGTCGGTTGGTCCAGGTCACCGCGACCTTGGACCGGGTGGTGGCCGTGTGTGACGGTGAGATCGCTGCTGATCACCGGCGGTGCTGGGCCCGAGCCCAGGTGATCACAGACCCGGCTCATGTGGGCACCGCGAAGGCCATGCGGGCTCATTACAACGACACCGTGCGCCACCAGGTGCGCGGGACCAAGGACACTGAGGTGGCCTACCGGCCGCTGAGCGTCTATGACGAGCTTTTCGGACTCACCCACACCACGGTGCCGGCTGATGATCACAGGAGTGCCGCATGA
- a CDS encoding cupin domain-containing protein, whose translation MAVSPVERSLPRFPGGTSLSHLCVYDWETADGLHGGSPHLHTVSTEAYVVTSGRGEVQTISSAGSARDELSAGSLLWFTPGTVHRLINHDQLEMQVVMSNAGLPESGDAVLTFPAEVLADPEKYRAATALPVDADEPTRAKAARARRDLAIKGYEELVKTVTEQGPQALEDLYAAAVNLVRPKTAHWREIWEANVLAEAERTRAQLDALAQGDGAHLKQALVIRGEPRPQPRLYGMCGRLQTWTGEEPVAG comes from the coding sequence ATGGCGGTCTCACCTGTGGAACGATCCCTCCCGAGGTTCCCCGGCGGGACCTCACTGAGCCACCTGTGCGTCTACGACTGGGAGACCGCTGACGGGCTCCACGGCGGATCCCCCCACCTACACACTGTGTCCACGGAAGCTTATGTCGTCACCTCGGGCCGCGGAGAAGTCCAGACCATCAGTTCGGCGGGATCCGCCCGGGACGAGCTGTCCGCAGGTTCGCTGCTGTGGTTCACCCCCGGCACAGTGCACAGGCTGATCAATCATGACCAGCTGGAGATGCAGGTGGTGATGTCCAATGCCGGGCTGCCAGAGTCCGGTGACGCCGTACTCACCTTCCCTGCCGAAGTTCTCGCAGACCCTGAGAAGTACAGGGCTGCTACAGCCCTACCCGTCGACGCCGACGAGCCCACGCGGGCGAAGGCCGCCCGGGCCCGCCGCGACCTGGCCATCAAGGGCTACGAAGAGCTGGTGAAGACCGTTACCGAACAAGGCCCCCAGGCCCTGGAAGATCTCTACGCGGCAGCAGTGAACCTGGTCCGGCCCAAGACCGCTCACTGGAGGGAGATCTGGGAAGCCAACGTCCTCGCAGAGGCCGAACGTACTCGCGCCCAACTCGACGCACTCGCCCAGGGCGATGGCGCCCATCTGAAACAGGCCCTCGTCATCCGCGGTGAACCACGCCCCCAACCGCGCCTCTACGGAATGTGCGGCCGCCTCCAGACATGGACAGGCGAAGAACCCGTTGCAGGATAA